DNA sequence from the Leptospirillum ferrooxidans C2-3 genome:
ATTGGATTCGCCAGGCCAAACAACGGAAGAATTCAGGAGTATTGCCCTGTTTTCCGGAGAGTCTTTTAAGATGGACTGAACCATCCGGAGATGGGATTCGGCAAGGGGGCTTCGAAGCAGAACAAGAGTCATGTTCAATCCTCAGAAAAAAAGGAACTGGGAATATCGGGTGATGTGTTCGGAGAGCTCATCTGGCGTCATGGGCAATGCTCCTGCCGGCGGATTCGTCCCTTCCTCCGGTTCATAGTAGATTTCAACCCCCATTTCGGGAAATCCAGTCCAGAATTTCATCAGGATTTCCCCATCTTCGAGGTCTTCCAGATTTTCCATGAAGAGGGGCAGGGCCTCCTTGAACAGGTAGATCCCCACAGGAATCTCCCCCCCAACGAGCCCCGCTGTGACACGGACCGCTTCAGCCGGTCTGGGGCTTTCCCTAGGATCGCTCTGGATAAAGACAAGTGTACTGTTTGAGGCTGGATTCCCGTTTGGTGTTTGGGTCATCGATATTCTTTCTGAAAGTCAGTTGAAGGAGACAAAGCGATCGCATCCTTCCATGATTTGTGTCAGCATTACAAGACCGCAAAAGGTTGTTTTCCCTGGATCATTGATACGCCGGGATTGAGCTCCATAGGCGCAGCTATAAACATGTACCGCGGAGCTTGGCAGATTTTGAACCCATTCCTCAGGAATAAATCGGGTGCCTTCGTCGAGAAGGTAGAGGTAGACCGTATCTCCGCATTTCTGGGCTGCCTGGATCAGGTTTTGTACGGCCGGCCCGTCTCCCTTGTCGGGGTGTGTGGACAGTAATATCCCGAATTTCATGGCTTGTCCAGGATGTGTTGAGGGGCTTTCACGCCGATGCCTTTTTGAGCCGAAGATCGAAAAGTCCGTCCGGCCGCTCCGAAATGGATAGGATCTCGTGGCCTTCTTCCTGCGCGGAGCGGGGAACATTCTTGATGGGCTCTCCTGGATCCAAGACAACCTTGAGGACTTGGCCCGGGGCCATCCCTTCAAGCTTAAGCTTGGTTTTTACAAAATTGAAGGGACATTTGACTCCCCTCAGGTCCAAATGGATATCTTCCTCGCTCATTTCTCGGGCTCCTTGTTAAAACATCAGATCCTGATAAAAGGACAAAAAATTCTGTTGAAAGATCCTACCACGCCGGGAACCCGAGGAAAAGTGTTTCTTCTGATCGAGGTCAGTCGGGCAATGGTGTTCTATTCCAGATTCAAAAAGTCCGATAGGCGCATCGGTGGATCGATAGGAAGCTTGATGCGGGATTTCATATTTTTCCAGACCACCGATGTGGCCTGCTCAAGGGAGCAGCCCCTTAGCATGATGATTCCCAATCCCTTCTCCCAGTCCAAAAAAAGCGGGTCGGGGATCCTGTGGGACTTTTGAAGCCCTGGCAGGGTGGCTTGGCTTAATCCCCATATGGGTAACACCGGAGTATTGCCCGCTTCGGTGGATGTATTCTCTGAAAGGAGTTTGGCGATGGGCATGAGGCCATGGGGGGCGTAACCCTGGCCTGACCAAAACTTGCTGAAATGGAACTTGGGGCTATGGAACTGTTGGGCGCTCATGACCGACTGGCGGGAGAATTCCCTCAAATAGGATGAAAACTGGTCCACGCCAAACTGATTGAGTTTCTGATGGCTGATGGAAACCCAGAAAAGAGGCAGAACCTGTCCTATGAACATGGGTGTTCTCATCATGACATCGACCCCTTCCATGTAGGCTTGTAGACGCATGGTGGGGATGTACCCGCTGGGTTCTTCAGAGTCAAATATGTCCCTGATCCATTTTCCGGATCGGTTTTCGTAAAAAAGGTGAGCTCCCTGTTTTTCTTTTCCGACCCCGATATAAGTGTTGATGCGGTGAATATGGAGAGAGAGAGAGAGTTCTTCCGGGAGGAGGTTGATTGCCTGGGTAATCAGTTCTTCTGTTTCAGCATCCTCAAACCATGTCCCGAGCGCAGAAAAAAGAGACTTGAGTTTGCTTGTGTCTATCGTCTTTTGCAGTTCAACGCATTCCTTCAGATCGGATGCAGGAGATAAGGACAGGTGGGTACCAAATGGTGTGTGGGTCAGGATAATGCCCAAAAACAAAAACTCCCCCATTGAGTTTGGCACCAAGATGAACCGGTCTGTTATGGAGGATTCAAGGTGTTCGGCTTTTTCTAGAAACTCGTTCAGGTGGCTTCGTTCACCAATTGTGACATGTTGGGAAAGGTGCTCCAGAAAATCGTCCAGAGATCTCTCATGGCCAACATATTTCCAGATTCCCTTGAGTGTTGGTGAATAGAGGACCAGTCGCTTGTTTTGATAGAATAATCCCTGATATGGTCCCATGGTTTTCTCGAGAATGTCGAAAATCTTCCTGGGGGGGAATGGTGGTCCAAAAAAAGCTCTTGGACTGCGATTTTCATAAAGAAGCATATTGAATATCCTGTCTGGAGGCGAAAAACTGGATCCCCGTGGTCAAATGGAAAAATCTTCCAAACTTAAAAAAAGGTACGTCATATTAGGTCTTATCGGTTCTCTTATTGTCCGGTTGATCTGGATAACGAACAAGAAGACCTTTATCGGTTTTCAGGACTATTGGTCCAAAACGGCAGATGGAAATGGTGTTCTTGTGACATTCTGGCATAATCAGGGTCTCTTGATGCCGCTGGCCTGGAAGGGTTTGCGAGGGCGCTCCAGAATCATCGTTTCCCGTTCAAAAGATGGCGATCTGATTGCGGGACTCCTTCGTATCTTTGGCATCTTGTGTGTCAGGGGATCATCAACCCGGGGAGGGAAAGAAGCCCTGTCGGATATACTGATCGCCGGGAGCGACCCGGGAATGACACTTGTTGTTACCCCGGATGGTCCCAAGGGTCCCGCCGGAATAGTCAAGGAAGGTGTTTCCTACCTTGCCCTGAAAACAGGTCGCCCTCTTTATTGCCTATCAGTATCCTACACACGGGTCCATATGTTCAAAAGCTGGGACGGATTCCTGTTGCCATGGCCCTTTGGTCGGTCCTTCTTTGTGTGTCGTGGACCTATCTTTTTGTCCGGTGGAGTCGATAAATTTGCCAGAAAGAGAGTTGGTGAACAAATACAATGGCATCTTGATCGTGTCAACGAATACTCCAGAGCTTTATCTCTTGGTCATGTTGATATCAGGACTGTTGAAAAAAGGCTGCAGGAGATTTGTCCTTTCGATGAATCGGTGGTTGTTTCGGGGGGGGCGGATCTTCCGGATTCTTGAGTTATTGCCCAGGCTTATTGGGGGAAGTGGTTGATGAAAAAGTGGTTGCACAATACTATAGTATAGGGCTCTATACTATATGACATCGCTTTTTAAATGGGGAAATATCTTTCTTCAAGATATTGTTTCCAAGGAGACCTTGCTTGACAGTTCTCCATTTCAGGGATAGGATCCATATCATACATGAGACATAGTATCATTACTGATTTTGGGAGAACGGGATTTTTTATCCATTCTGAGCCCGGGAAGTATCGTTGTCTTTTTTTATGTCTTTAGGAGAATCAATGTCGTTTCCGTTCCGCCTTAATGTATTTTTCCCAGTCCTTTTTTTGCTTTTGTTCGGGGTGGCTCCGGTGAATGCGGAGAGTGCCATGGATCTTTCTGGGGTTCCCACTCCCTTCCCGGGGCTTGAGGTTCCATGGGGATTCGGTTCATTGGCTGAGACATCGCCTGTTTCCGGGCAAGGTGGCATGAGCGACCATCCTAGTGGTTTGCCTTCCGCGACAACCACGACGAATATGCTTTCAAGCGGGATTGCTCATGCGGGTAACCGGATCTTTATTGAACCCCTTATTGTCAAGGATGGAGATATCGATAATCAGTTGACCCTTATGCCCGCTTTTGGCGGAATGCCGGGAAGAAGCAGTGCCTTTACGACTCCCGTGATGCTGGAAAAACGCATCACTCATCACTTCAGTCTGCGGGTTGATACCCATTATATTGATCTCTGGACGCCCAACCATCCTTATTCCGGGTTTCAGTATGCCGGGATCCAGGGGAAGTATCTGATGTATGAAAATGACCCTCATGAAATTTTTACGACGTTCATCATGAGGGGTATTGTTCCTGTCGGAGGAACGCCTGTCGGTCAGGGGAATCCATTTACACTCTACTCTTACCTTGTTTTTAACAAGGGACTCGGTGACGTTCCTGTTTCTTGGATTCGTCCTTTTGCGTTTCAGACCGATGTGGCGGGGATCGTTCCGTTCGGGGCTGGTCCGATGGCTTTGTCCGACTATATGGGAACCTATGATTTTCAGGACTCTATCCGTTTTGACGGGGCAATTGAATACAGCCTTCTCTATCTTCACGATATCATCGGTGTCAACGTTCCTTCTTTCCTTGCCCATTTGACGCCAGCTGTTGAATCGAGAACTCTGGTCAACCTTTCGGATAACGGGTACTACGGTCGGACGGAGGGGTACCTGTCTTACGAGATGAACTATCAGGCGGACTGGTATCAGGTCAGCCTTGCCTACCAAAGCCCGTATGGAGCGGATGCCTCTTTTCAGGGACAACGGTATGTTTTTTATACGACGTTTTTCTATGGCTGGCTTCTTCGAAAAATGGGTTACCATGCAACACCGTATTAGTATCCCTCCGTTGTTCCAGGAAACTTGAAATGTGTTTTCTCTTGACAACCAAAACTCCTCTAATTAACATTTGCGAATGAAAACTTCACAAATGTTAAGACTTCTGGATGCGACAGGATGTTCTCCTGAAGAGCTTGGAAAAATGATTGGTGTTTCAGGAATGACCTTGCGTCGCTGGCTGAGGAAGGATGCAATGGTTGTTCCTTCTGTCTATGTTGCGGCTATTCGAGATACCTGTTACAGGCTTATTGCTGAAAATCGGCTGGATCCGGGTTTGCCGGTGGTGAGAGAGATTCTTGCCGACGCTCCTTCCAATGAATATCAGGCGGCAGTCCAGAACCTTGGCCTCTCCAAGGGTTTTGAAGTCGGAGAGAAGGTCTCCCAGGACCGTATCCTTGGTTGTCTTTCCCAGATTGGCTCATCTGTCGAGAAGCAGAAGAAGGTCAAGAAGGATTCGAAAAAGGTTTCGTCATTCAAAGGTCTGGGAGAGGAATGGTCAGAGCGAATAACACTTTTGTGGAAGGTGGTTCGTTCAAAAAGTCTGTCCTCTCCGGATAAGCTGGTTGCCTATGGTGCTCTTTTTTACCTTTTGACACCGATCGATTTTATTCCTGACCATATCCCGTTTTTTGGGATGCTGGATGATTTTTGGGTGCTGGGTATCGCGTCTGCTTACTATGCCAAAAAGCTTGAACCGTGAT
Encoded proteins:
- a CDS encoding sulfurtransferase TusA family protein, whose translation is MSEEDIHLDLRGVKCPFNFVKTKLKLEGMAPGQVLKVVLDPGEPIKNVPRSAQEEGHEILSISERPDGLFDLRLKKASA
- a CDS encoding lysophospholipid acyltransferase family protein encodes the protein MEKSSKLKKRYVILGLIGSLIVRLIWITNKKTFIGFQDYWSKTADGNGVLVTFWHNQGLLMPLAWKGLRGRSRIIVSRSKDGDLIAGLLRIFGILCVRGSSTRGGKEALSDILIAGSDPGMTLVVTPDGPKGPAGIVKEGVSYLALKTGRPLYCLSVSYTRVHMFKSWDGFLLPWPFGRSFFVCRGPIFLSGGVDKFARKRVGEQIQWHLDRVNEYSRALSLGHVDIRTVEKRLQEICPFDESVVVSGGADLPDS
- a CDS encoding YkvA family protein — translated: MLRLLDATGCSPEELGKMIGVSGMTLRRWLRKDAMVVPSVYVAAIRDTCYRLIAENRLDPGLPVVREILADAPSNEYQAAVQNLGLSKGFEVGEKVSQDRILGCLSQIGSSVEKQKKVKKDSKKVSSFKGLGEEWSERITLLWKVVRSKSLSSPDKLVAYGALFYLLTPIDFIPDHIPFFGMLDDFWVLGIASAYYAKKLEP